Below is a genomic region from Rhodococcus sp. WMMA185.
GCCCACATTTCTGCTGAGCTCGTGGATGGGCGCCTATGTCGTCGCGAGCGCGACCGACGCATTCGACGATCTGCCTCGCCGAATCGAGCGGGTTTGGTACCTCATACTTCCTGGCCTGGTGGACGGATCGAAATTGGCGTACTTCAGGCAGTTCGCCTCTCGCCGTTTGTTGCGCTAGCGAATAAGTTTCGATACTAATAGACACGATCCGGCGTATTAACAAACTTCTGGTATGTATTTCACGCAGTGACGCATCTCTTTGATTTTTTCCGTGAATCGGAGTGCAGGGTCTCGGCTGGGGCCAACCATGGAGTCGGACATTGCGAAATCAATGTCGCAAACTGTAAACAGTCGACGATGCGGGCGATGCTTGAGTGAAATTCCGTCCCCGAATTGTTTGGGGCGGATGCCAAATGCCATTGCGTGGCCGATTTGTCGATGACGTCGGAGGATGCCCGATGCCGCCTTGCATTGTCGAACGCGACGAGAGGTTGGGTGGCGGGCTCGCCTGCGATGGCCCCAGACGCGCATTGGAAAAGGCGGGCGACGAATCCCCCTAGGGGACTGGTCCGCACTTCTTCGGGGGCGTTCTCGTCCGGGTACCTGCAGGGTGTGTTGCCGCGTTCGCGCCGGCGGATGCTCGCGTCTGACTCGGTCGAAGACGAGTGGATCCCAGCCGAGCCGGCCGAGGAGCCGCATCAAGCCCTCCTATGCACGCGTCAATACAGAGAAGATCGAAGCCTTCCACGCTCCGAGTAACGTCGAACCCGTATTTCTCTGAGTGATTTGCCGGAATTTTTCGACCTGAAGTCCATTTTTATATCAATTCGTGTCATCCAGGGGTGGCAAACTCGGGACATATGCGGAAAATGGATGGCTGCGGGGCTTTAACCGGGTGTCGTTGTTTCCAGATCTCGAGGGATTTCGATCCCGTGAGTCCGGCGAATTAGTGCGCAACACCTGATGGGAAATTCAATGCCTGTTCAGCAGTTGTCGAACCCGCAGATCCACTCATCCTCGCTCAACACCCGACCGGATCGAACCCTGAGCGTATGGGATTCACGTTCGGAATGTCGTTTCGTCGTAGCGCGGGCCCCCGCGGAACCGACTCTGTGGGATGCGTATCTGGAAGGGGCGATAGTCGGCTATCGAAAATACGGTGCCGAAAAGGCACTCGAACTGAGCCGGATACGCGACGGAAGCTCCACGGCCTTGTTCCTCGTCGCCATCGATGCGGGTGAATCGGTCGCCGGCGGATTGCGGATCCACGGCCCCTACCGATCTGCAGATCAGGCCCATGCGGTCACGGAATGGGGAACGGATCCGGGTGCTCCCGCAGTGCGCCGGATGATCGAGGATCGTCTCCCATTCGGTGTCATCGAGGCGAAGGGTGCCTGGGTATCGGACAGCGCACCGAGACGGGGTGAACTGGTGGCAGCGCTCGCCCGTATCGGCACCTTTTCGATGGATCTCCTCGACGTTCAATTCATGCTCGCGACGGCCGCCACCCATGTCTTGACCACCTGGGGATCCTCCGGCGGCGTGGTGGCACAACACATTGCACCCGTGCCATATCCGGATGATCGCTACCAGACGCGGCTGATGTGGTGGGATCGCAATAGGCGTCGGGGCCGCTCCGAATTCATGCAGCTGGCTCAACTGTTGCTCACGACGTCACGATCGAATCCGTCGTCGACCGCGGATTCGGGGGCCCGGAGCGTCGGCAGACAGAATCGGAGCGTTTCGTGAAGGAAAGTTGCGGTGACCACACCGCATTGCTGCTCGACGAGGATCACCTCGCCGCCGAGGTACTCGACAGTCTTCGCCGCGACCCCGAGGTGACCTTCGTCGATAAACTCGATGAGCAAAGGGTTGCTCTGCGTTCGCTCCTACCCACCCCGGATTCGGACGTGCTGGACGAGGCGCCGGTGTGGGCGTACTACCCCTGGCGAAAGACAGCTGTGCGCTTGCTGGGTCCGAACTCGTTCCGGCTGTTGCGACTCGATCGCAACCGGAACAAGATCACCGCGAGCGAACAAGAGCGACTGAGGGATGTGACCGTCGCGATCGTCGGATTGAGTGTGGGTCACGCGGTCGCGTTGGCTCTGACGTTGGAAGGGGCGTGTGGGGCACTGCGACTTGCGGACTTCGACGTTCTCGAGCTGTCCAATCTGAACCGAGTTCCGGGCACGGTATTCGACCTCGGTGTGAACAAGGCGGTCGTGGCGGCCCGTCGTATCGCCGAAATCGATCCGTACGTCGCTGTCACGTTGTGGGAGGAAGGGCTGGGCATCGGCTCGGTGGCCGAATTCCTGAAGGGTGCCGACGTCGTAATCGACGAGTGCGATTCCTTGGACGTCAAGGTGTCCCTGCGACGCGAGGCCCGGCGCATGGGCATACCGGTCCTCATGGCGACCAGCGACAGAGGCCTGCTTGACGTGGAACGATTCGACGATGAGCCGGAGCGTGCGATCTTCCACGGCCTAGTCGGCGATCTCGACATGGAATCGCTCGCCGGACTCGACTCTCGCGACAAGATTCCGCTGATCCTTCAGATTCTCGATGCCGGTCACTTGTCCGCGACGATGGCGGCCTCCCTGGTCGAGGTGAACGAGACGATATCCACCTGGCCCCAACTCGGTGGAGACGTCCTGCTCGGCGGGGCGGAAGTTGCGGCGGCGGTTCGTCGTATCGGGCTCGGACTACCGCTCGCGTCGGGCCGGTGCCGGATGGATCTGGACCAGAACCTCGACTACTTGGCCGATCCGCCGCCGCCGGTCGTACTTCCCGCTCCTTCACAGGCACCCGAGGGACTGGGAAGACAAGCATCGCCGCGCGATGTCGATTCGATCCTGCGTGCTGCGATGCGGGCGCCCTCCGGTGGCAATGCCCAGCCGTGGACGATCATTTCGACGGCGGAGGGAATGAGTCTGTCGGTTGCTCCGGAGTGCACAACGACCATGGACGTGGGCTACCGCGGGAGTTGTGTCGCAGTCGGCGCCGCTCTCCACAACGCACGGATAGCCGCGTCCGCCGCCGGACTGCTCGGTGCCGTGACGGTCCACGATGCGCGGCCGGGGCAGCCGATCGCCACCTTGAAGTTCGGCAGCGGAAACGACCGGGAGTTGACGAGCAGGTACGAGCAGATGCTCGACCGGACCACCAATCGACGACTGGGTGAGCCACGCCGACTGACCGACACCCAGGTGGCCGCCCTCGAGCTGGCCACATCTCGTGAAGGTGCCCGCCTCTGCCTGACGACCGATCGCGAGGACATCGCGGCGATCGGCGCCGTCTTGGCGGAATCGGACCGAATCCGATTCCTCACGCCGACCTTGCACCGGGAGATGGTCGGTGAGTTACGGTGGCCCCCTACCGACTCTGTCGATACGGGCATCGACATTCGCGCGCTCGAGCTTGATCCGGCGGAACTGTCGACCTTGATGTTGCTGCGTCGCCCGGAAGTCATGGAACGCGTGGCCCTGCAGGACGGGGGCTACGCGCTCGGAAGGTTCACGGAGGACCGTGTGGTGTCGAGTTCGGCCATCGCTGTGATCGCGGTTCCGGGCAGCAGCGCTCGCGACTATGTGCGCGGCGGGGCAGCAACTGAGAGTGTGTGGATCGAGGCACAGTCGCTCGGCCTGGCTGTTCATCCGATTTCCCCGGTGTTTCTGTACGCAATGGGAGAAATGGAACTCGACCAACTCTCACCCCGATACGGGTCGTCATTGCTGAGACTGCAGAGGGAACTCCGCGATATCGTCCGGGCGAAGGAAAACGAGTCTCTCGCCCTGGTGCTACGCCTCAGTCATGCTGCGGATCCGTCGGTGCGGAGCGAGCGACGCACCGATCGAGTCCGGAAGCGGACATCGGCATGGTGACGGGAGGGCCTGTGCACAGCGCGAAGCGACAAGAGAAACTCGACACCCTGGTCACGACCGTCGCGTCCCGGCTTACACCCGTCGATGCGGTCTCGTTTGTCCCTGTGGCCACGCGGGTACTGCAAGATCTCGTCGAACATTTCGAGGTCGACACCTGTTTTCTCCGGTTCACCGATCACGATATCGGGGCAACGGTGCTGATCGCGGAGTATCCACCGAGGCCATTCGTTCCCGATCCGGACCCTCTCGGAGTCGTGTACTTCAAGGACGCCGACTCGACGTTCGCTCAGATCGAACACCAGAAGGAGGTGGCCCACTTCCGCCCAGAGGCATCGGGCCCCGACTACAACGAACGGGTGCGTGAGGCGTCGGGCGTGCCGGAGGTATCACTGGCCGCCGTCCCGCTGCTGTCAGGGGAGATCACGACGGGCACGCTCGGATTCATCAAGTTCGGAGACCGCGACTGGACACCGGCGGAACTCGACGTCCTCAAAGCGATCGCAGCCCTGCTGGCACAGGTACAGGCACGCATCGTGGTCGAAGAGCAACTGCGGCACTCAGCCGACCACGATCCGCTCACCGGTCTTTGCAACAGGCGAGCGCTCTATCACCATCTCGATACCCGGTTGAACTCCGCCGAGCCCGGTCCCGTCGCGGTTCTCTTCCTGGATCTGGATCGGCTCAAACCCCTCAACGACTTCTTCGGCCACGGGGCGGGTGACGGTTTCATCTCGACGATCGCGGAGCGCCTGCGGGCGGCGAGTGAGGCCGACGATCTCGTTGCAAGACTCGGTGGCGACGAATTCGTGCTCGTACTGGGCGGCTCCGTCAGCCTCGAAGATGCCGAAGCGCGGGCACGCCACATTCGGGACGTGGTAACCGAGCGCGTTCACCTGGGCCGCGAGGTGGTCAGTCGCAGCGTCAGCATCGGTGTGGCCGCTGGGCGCCCCGGCGAGGCCACCACCAGTTCACTCCTGAGTCAGGCAGACCAAGCCGTCATGGTGGCCAAGACCAAGGGCGGGAACGCGATCACCGTCTTCACCGACGCGATGCAGGAAGAGAGCGAAAAGCGCAACCTGATCGAACTCAGCCTGCGCGCTGCCATCGCAGACGAATCGCTGTTTCTCGAATACCAGCCGGAGATCGATCTTCGGACCGGGCGGATAGTCGGGGTAGAGGCCCTGGTGCGCTGGCGTCACCCGTTGCTCGGATTGCTGCAACCGGCATCGTTCATCGACGTCGCCGAGGCGACCAACGTGGCGGGCGAGCTCGGCCGCTGGGTGATCCGGACAGCATGCCGGCAGTGGGCGCTGTGGCGGACGCAGATGCCCGGTCTCGATCTCGGCCTTCGAGTCAACGTGTCTCCGGGACAACTGGCTGGACTGGACTTCCTCGACGTCGTCGGGAAGTCAGTGAAAGAGTTCGATCTTCGCAAAGGTGCGCTGTGCCTCGAGATCACCGAGAATGCGGTCCTCAGTGATCTGACGTGGACCCGTCAGGCACTCGAAGGACTACACGAGATGGACGTCGAGGTTGCGATCGACGACTTCGGAACGGGTTACAGCTCGCTCAGCCACCTCAAGGCGTTGCCGGTAAGCACCCTGAAGATAGACAAAGGCTTCGTGATGGACCTGGACACCAACCCCGAGGACCGGGCGATCGTCAAGTCCATCGTCGGGCTTGCCGAGTCGTTCGGCCTCGAACTGGTCGCAGAAGGCGTCGAGAACGTCGAGTCTGCGCGGCAACTGCTCGAAATGGGGTGCCATCGTGCACAGGGGTTTCTGTTCAGTCGGCCGGTCTCAGCAGAAAAGATCGGCGAGTTACTGGCCGCCGGATCCATCGAGGTGGGGCTGTAATTGATCGTTCACGGGCAGCGGCGCGCGGCGGGGCGGCAACCCCGATCCACCCCCATGGGATATCGACTAGGCTGGCTCAGTCCGCAACTAGCCGTTCGTCCCGGCCCACGCTGTTCGCCGGCAGTTCGTCATCACTGCTCAGGAGTGTGTCGTTGTCTTCCCCGCTCATCGCTACCGAGCCCTCCGCCGACACGCCGCTAGCAGGTTTGGCGAAGATTGCGCTGGGCGACGGTGTCATCACGCAGGTTGTCGAGGCGCTCGGGCGAGATCACCTCGATGTCGTCGCGCCCCCGTCCGCCCGCCCGTTCGTGGCTGCAGCACTCGCCGAGCGCACACATCTGCTGATGGTCACCGCGACCGGCCGAGAGGCCGACGACCTCACCGCCGAGCTGCAGGAAATGATCGGTGACGGCGTGGCGCAGTTCCCCTCCTGGGAGACGCTCCCGCACGAGCGGTTGTCCCCGAGTGCCGACACGGTCGGCCGTCGTATGGAGGTACTCCGCAGGCTCGCGCGGCCCGACGACCCGGCCTACGGGGCGCCGCTGCGTGTCATCGTCACCACGGTCCGGTCGCTCGTGCAGCCCATGGCGCCTGGCCTCGGTGAGATCGAACCCATCACCCTGCGCGAAGGTACTGAACACGACTTCGACGGGTTGATCCAGCGGCTCGTCGACATGGCGTACACCCGCGTCGACATGGTGGGCAAGCGCGGCGAGTTCGCGGTCCGCGGAGGCATTCTGGACTTCTTCTCACCCACCGCCGACCACCCGGTCCGCGTCGAATTCTGGGGCGACGAAGTCACCGAACTACGCGCTTTCTCGGTGGCCGACCAGCGATCGCTGCCCGAACTCGAAATCGGGTCCGTAGTCGCGCCGCCTTGCCGCGAACTCCTCCTCACCGAGGACGTCCGGGCCCGCGCTGCTCAACTCGCCGTTGACAACCAGGCTGACGCCGCGCTCGTCGAGATGCTCGACAAGGTGTCAGGCGGCATCCCGGTAGAGGGGATGGAGGCGTTGCTACCGGTGCTGCGGCCCGGCCAACTGCAACTGCTCACCGATGTGCTGCCCGATGGCGCACACATCCTCCTGTGCGATCCGGAGAAGATCCGGACTCGGGCCACCGACCTCGTCCGAACGGGCCAAGAATTCCTCGAAGCGTCATGGACGGCGGCCTCGATCGGTGGTGCCGCCCCGCTCGACACCTCGGTACTGGCGGGAGGCGGTATCGATCTCGGCGCCTCCGCTTACCGCTCGCTTCGCCAGGTCCGAGAATCTGCGGAGGCCGCCGGACTTGCATGGTGGAATCTCAGTCCGCTCGCCTCGGGCAGCGGCGAGGAACTGGAGCTGGCGGTCACCCCGGCGCCGCAGGTGCGAGGCTCCGATGACCTTCTGGCGGAACTATTCGTGAACTTGCGGGCCCATGTGACCACCGGCGGGCGTGCCGTCGTCGTGGTCGCAGGTTCCGGCACCGCGCATCGCGTGCTCGAGCGGCTTCACGAGGCGGAAGTGCCTGCGACGGAACTCGCACCCGGGTCGGAACCTGTGCGCGGCCAGGTCGGCGTGTTGAGGGGTTCGCTTCACGACGGACTCGTGTTGCCCGGCGATGACGCGACCCCGGGTCTGGTCATCGTCACGGAGACGGATCTCACCGGCAATCGGGTGGCCGCGGTCGGCGACGGCAAGAGGCTGCCGGCGAAGCGCCGCAACCAGGTGGACCCCCTTGCGCTGACGGCTGGCGACATGGTGGTGCACGACCAGCACGGAATCGGACGATTCGTCGAAATGGTCGAGCGGACCATCGGTGGCGCGCGCCGCGAATATCTCGTGATCGAGTATGCCGCCAGCAAGCGGGGACATCCGGGTGACCGCCTGTTTGTTCCGATGGAGTCTCTCGATCAACTCTCGCGGTATGTCGGCGGCGAACTTCCCGCCCTCAGCAAGCTCGGTGGGTCTGACTGGGCGAATACCAAACGCAAGGCGCGCAAGGCGGTTCGCGAGATCGCCGGTGAACTCGTGCAGTTGTACGCGGCGCGGCAGGCGGCACCCGGTCACGCCTTCGGCCCCGACACGCCATGGCAGAAGGAGATGGAGGATGCCTTCGCGTTCACGGAGACACACGATCAGCTGACCGTGATCAGTGAGGTCAAGGCTGACATGGAGAAGGCTGTGCCGATGGACCGCGTCGTCATCGGCGACGTCGGCTACGGCAAGACCGAGATCGCGGTGCGGGCAGCGTTCAAGGCTGTGCAGGACGGCAAGCAGGTGGCGGTTCTGGTACCGACAACGCTCCTCGCGCAACAGCACCTGCAAACGTTCACCGAACGCATGGCAGCGTTCCCGATCACGGTTCGCGGGCTGTCCCGTTTCACGCATACGGCCGAGGCCAAGGAGATAATCGACGGGATGGCCGACGGCGAAGTCGACGTGGTGATCGGCACGCACCGCCTACTGCAGACCGCGGTTCGCTGGAAAGATCTCGGACTCGTGATCGTCGACGAAGAGCAGCGCTTCGGCGTCGAGCACAAGGAGCACATCAAGGCGCTCCGCACCCATGTGGACGTTCTGACCATGTCAGCAACTCCGATTCCGCGAACCCTCGAGATGAGCATGGCGGGAATCCGAGAAATGTCGACGATTCTGACGCCGCCGGAGGAGCGGCACCCGATCCTCACCTACGTCGGTGCGTACGCCGACAAGCAGGTGGCCGCGGCCATTCGGCGCGAGCTGCTGCGTGACGGGCAGGTCTTCTACGTCCACAACCGAGTCAGCTCGATCGACAAGGCGGCCCAACGCATTCGTGATCTCGTACCCGAAGCGCGGGTGGTGGTGGCGCACGGCCAGATGAACGAGGACACCCTCGAGCGGACCGTGCAGGGATTCTGGGAACGCGACTACGACGTGCTGGTGTGTACCACCATCGTCGAAACGGGTCTGGACATCTCGAACGCCAACACCCTCATCGTTGAGCGTGCGGACTCTCTTGGGCTCTCGCAGTTGCACCAGCTGCGTGGTCGAGTCGGGCGTAGCCGCGAGCGCGGGTACGCGTACTTCCTCTACCCGCCGGAGATTCCGCTCACCGAAACTGCCTACGATCGCCTCGCAACCATCTCGCAGAACTCCGACCTCGGTGCTGGTATGGCCGTCGCGATGAAGGATCTCGAGATCCGTGGAGCCGGAAACGTATTAGGGGCCGAGCAGTCCGGCCACGTGGCCGGTGTCGGGTTCGACCTGTACGTCAGGTTGGTCGGGGAGGCAGTCGAGGCGTTTCGTGCGGCAGCAGACGGCAAACCTATCGATGCCACCGAGACTCCTCGGGAAGTCCGCATCGACTTGCCCGTCGATGCGCACATTCCTCCCAACTACGTCACCAGCGACCGATTGAGACTCGAAGGCTACCGCAAGCTCGCGGCGGCAGGGGTGCTCGACGAAATCGCTGCGGTGGTAGAGGAACTGGTCGATCGGTACGGCCCGCTGCCCGAAGAGTTGCGACGACTGGTGTCCATAGCGAAGCTGAGGCTGCTGTGTCGCGAGTACGGCATCGAGGAAGTCGCGGTCGTGGGCACACAGTTGAAGATCTCCCCGATGGCGTTGCCGGATTCGAAGCAGTTGCGTCTCAAGCGGATCTATCCGAGCGCCCGGTACCGTGCCACCACAGGCATGGTGCAGTTGCCGCTGCCCAGGGCAGGTTCGGGCGGAGTGGGTGCAGATCGGGTGCGCGATCTGGAATTGGTGCAGTACATCGCGGACCTCTTGCTTGCACTGGACGGCAAAGCCGCTGGTTCCGTGGTGATGGAGGCCTGACTTATGACGGTAGTTCTGCTCGATCCCATGCGCCCGACGATGCTCCCGATGGAGGCCGTCGGGTTGGTCGGCGACGGTGTGGAGTTCACCGCAGAAGTACCCGAGCAAGTTCGACAGCTATTGACGCTTGCACCCGGAGCGGACGTTCTGGTCACGACGGATTCCAACCACCCCGCCGTCCGTGCACGGGTGGCGGCGGGGGACCGGGTTGTGGAACCACCGAAGGTTCCGGGTGACAACCTCGTCGAGGCCGCCGAGGTGATGGACCGATTGTGGGGCTACGGGGCGTGGGAGGCCACGCAGACACACCGCACCCTGTCGCACTACCTCGTAGAGGAAACGTATGAAGTGCTCGACGCCATCGAATCCGACGATTCCGATGGCCTCCGGGAAGAGCTGGGTGACCTGCTGCTGCAGGTACTGTTCCATTCGCGTATCGCGGCGGCGGCAGACGCCTTCGACGTCGACGATGTGGCTGGGGCCCTTGTAGCGAAGCTTGCGCACCGCAGTCCCCACCTCGGTAGAGATGTCGTCGGGCCGATCGACATCGCCGAGCAGGAGCGGGCGTGGGAGATCCGGAAGGTCTCAGAGAAGGCGCGGAGTTCGTGTCTGGACGGTATCGCATCGAGTCAGCCTGCCGCGTCTCTCGCGGCCAAGGTGGTCGCTCGCGCGAGCAAGGCCGGGCTCCCGCCGGAACTGGTGCCGGCCGAACTCGAGGCAGGAATGGTCGCCGAGGCGGAGGCCGAGACCGCCCTGCGCGCCACCACCCAGATGTTCATCGAGCGCATAAGGAGAGCCGAGAACTCGGCTCGCGCGCAAGGTAAATCCGTTCTCCGAGAGGAAGACTGGACCGACCATTGGCCTTCGTGAGGCTTGCGAGATTGAGCAGAGGGCAGGATCCAAAAGGATCCGCGGACCTACTGTGCGCGTCGCAATGGTTCGGGCGGGTGCGAAACGGACAGAGTGGGTGCGGATCGGCCGGCGATCTCGAACGCGCGCCGAATCCGTGCGACAACACTGGTCGGGTCGTCCAGGTGCTTCCACGTCCATCGGGCGACGGCAGCGCCGGTCGCGCGCAACTCGTCCTCACGTCGCTTCTCGTTCCGTACGGCCTCCGACTCGGTGAGAGTGGAGTTCATCGCGTATTTGCCCATGCCATCGAACTCCCCGACGACTCCACGCTCGCGCCACAGAAAGTCCACCCTGCCGATCGGCCGCCCGTCGAGGCTGTGCACGATCCGCTGGAGTTCGGGTCTTGGCATGCCCGAGCGATGGAGGAGAACCCGACTGCGCGATTCGCCGACGCTTTCGCTGAGCCCGTCCATGAACGAGACGGCCCGCTCGGCTCGGCGCGCACCGGTACGGTGGTGCGCCCTGGCGACTGCTTCCGCCAACTCTCGGCGGTCGGTGAACCCGAGACGGAGCGCATGATCTCCGGAAACCACGGCCTGCTCGAACGGAACGGTACGTGCGAAGTCGACAATGGACCGAGCCACTGTCGTGACGGTGATTCCGTCGATTACGGTCACCTCATCCGGATCGAACGGGGCCGCGTGTAGGTGGCGACGCCGACTCTTCTTGCCACCACGGTTGCGGTTGACCGTGAGATGGACCAGCGCGAGGGGAACGTTCCAGAGTTCGATTCCGTGCAGGGCCAGCGCGGAGGCGTGACTGACCGCTGTGTCAGAAAGTGAGGCCAAGGCCGTGGCCTGCGCCAGAACACGGTGTTGCCCTAATGTGTCGAGTTGGGTGAAGTCGTCTTTGCGCAGGTACGCGCCCCGTCGGACGGGTACCAGGGCACCGCACGTCCGAGAGCGGTGCAGTTCGCCGTCCGTATAGCCGTGTGCCAGCATAGTGCGGCGCCATATGAGCCCTGCAGGTTCCGAATCCATGAAGTCAGCGTGCACGGGCGGCGCCTTCTTCGGGGGCTCGATAGTGCAGTCTGTGGATAATCCGCGCGATCTGCGGACCCTGTGTGCTCGTCGCACCGGGTCCAATGGGTGCGACGAGCACATACGCGGTGCGGATTAGCGTCCGGACCTTTCGTGTGGATGATGGAGCGGTGCCTCGATGCCCCTCCCGTCCGATCCGACGTTCCCGACGACTGGGGTCGCTGTCGGCTTACCTCTCTGGAGCCGTAGTCATGGTTCTCGCCTTCGGTGCGTGCTCGCTGGAGCGGCAGCCGCGGATCGTGGTGCCCGACGGGATCCCACCCGGGAGGGGTGTCGCAATCCCGCCGATCGACATCAACGCGCCGGGGCGATCAGCTGAGCAATTGCGGGATTGGGCGGCTGGCTTTGCGGATTCGATCGGCATCGGAACTACTGCTCTCGAGGCATACGGCTACGCCGCGGCGGTGATGGCGGAAGTGAGGCCGGAATGCGGGATCGGGTGGACTACGATCGCCGGAATCGGCAGTGTCGAAAGCAACCACGGCACCTACGGCGGATCGCGAGTCGCGGCTGACGGGCAGGTGACACCGGAGATTCGGGGCATACCTCTCGACGGAAGACCGGGTGTAGCGGAGATTCCCGACACCGACGGTGCGGCGATGGACGGCGACGCGGAGTACGACCGCGCGATGGGTCCGCTCCAGTTCATTCCGGAGACTTGGCAGCGGTGGGGTGTCGATGCAAATGGTGACGGTGTGGCCGACCCGGACAACATCGACGACGCTTCGCTGACCGCAGCCCTGTATCTGTGTGCCCGCGGTGGCGACTTGACGACGCCGGAAGGGTGGCAGACGGCCCTGCTGGCCTACAACCAGTCGGTCGAGTATCTCTCGCTGGTCCGCGATCGGGCCTCGGCGTATTCCGTGGGTGTTCGTCCGTAGTTCACCACGCCACACGCCCTGGGCGGGGCGTGCCATACCGCGGCGGTTTTACTCGTGCGGCTACGCTGTTTGAAGGCACGATCTGGTGTCCTGGCACTATCGGACCGGTCAGTGCGAAGCCCATAAAAGGAGAATCAGCCAGTGTCCATCATTGAGCAGGTCGGAGCGCGCGAGATCCTGGACTCCCGTGGTAACCCAACCGTCGAGGTCGAGGTTGCGCTGGACGACAACAGTTTCTCTCGTGCTGCGGTTCCGTCGGGTGCATCGACAGGTGAGCACGAGGCCGTCGAACTGCGTGACGGTGGTGACCGCTACAACGGCAAGGGTGTCGAGAAGGCAGTCAACGCCGTCTTGGATGAGATAGCTCCGGCGATCATCGGTATCGACGCCACGGAACAGCGCACCGTAGACCAAGCGCTGCTCGACGCCGACGGTACTCCGGACAAATCGCGTCTCGGCGCCAACGCGCTGCTCGGGGTGTCGCTGGCCGTCGCACGCGCAGCCGCGGCGTCGTCCGAACTCGACCTCTTCCGCTACATCGGCGGTCCCAACGCGCACGTGCTGCCCGTCCCGATGATGAACATCCTCAATGGTGGCGCGCATGCCGACACAGGCGTCGACGTCCAAGAGTTCATGGTCGCCCCGATCGGTGCCATCACGTTCAAGGAGTCGCTGCGCTGGGGTGCGGAGGTCTACCACGCCCTCAAGTCGGTGCTGAAAGAGAAGGGCCTGGCCACCGGGCTCGGCGACGAAGGCGGCTTCGCTCCGGATGTCGCAGGTACGAGGGAAGCACTCGACCTGATCAGTGTCGCCATCGGCAAGACCGGCCTGACCCTGGGAACAGATGTGGCGCTGGCACTGGACGTCGCAGCTACCGAGTTCCATACCAAGGGCGCCGGCTACAAGTTCGAAGGTACGAATCGAACCGCCGCGCAGATGGCGGATTTCTATTCTGAACTGATCGATGCGTACCCGCTCGTGTCCATCGAGGACCCGCTCGACGAGGATGACTGGGAGGGCTGGGTCACCCTGACCGATCAGATCGGTAGCAAGATCCAACTCGTCGGTGACGACCTTTTCGTCACCAACCCCGAGCGTCTGGAGGAGGGCATCGTCAAGGGTGCCGCCAACGCGCTGTTGGTGAAGGTCAACCAGATCGGCACTCTCACCGAGACTCTCGACGCCGTCGATCTCGCACACCGCAATGGCTACAAGACCATGATGAGCCACCGCTCGGGCGAGACCGAAGACACCACCATCGCCGACCTCGCGGTGGCGGTGGGTAGTGGGCAGATCAAGACGGGTGCGCCGGCGCGCAGCGAGCGTGTCGCGAAGTACAACCAGCTTCTGCGTATCGAGGAGAACCTGGGCGACGCCGCCCGCTATGCAGGTGAAGTCGCCTTCCCGCGGTTCGCGTTCGAAGGCTGACGGTCGACGTAAGGGGTGTGGGGGTAGGTGGCACAGCGCGGTAGGCCGCGGCCGTCAGGGGCCAGCCCGGGTGGCCGTGGGTCCGGGCGTGGCGAGCGGGCTCGTGGACGTCGTGCCGACAAGGCTCCCGGTAGCCGCCGATCCCGCACCACGAAGTCGACT
It encodes:
- the eno gene encoding phosphopyruvate hydratase; the encoded protein is MSIIEQVGAREILDSRGNPTVEVEVALDDNSFSRAAVPSGASTGEHEAVELRDGGDRYNGKGVEKAVNAVLDEIAPAIIGIDATEQRTVDQALLDADGTPDKSRLGANALLGVSLAVARAAAASSELDLFRYIGGPNAHVLPVPMMNILNGGAHADTGVDVQEFMVAPIGAITFKESLRWGAEVYHALKSVLKEKGLATGLGDEGGFAPDVAGTREALDLISVAIGKTGLTLGTDVALALDVAATEFHTKGAGYKFEGTNRTAAQMADFYSELIDAYPLVSIEDPLDEDDWEGWVTLTDQIGSKIQLVGDDLFVTNPERLEEGIVKGAANALLVKVNQIGTLTETLDAVDLAHRNGYKTMMSHRSGETEDTTIADLAVAVGSGQIKTGAPARSERVAKYNQLLRIEENLGDAARYAGEVAFPRFAFEG